A stretch of the Streptococcus suis genome encodes the following:
- a CDS encoding CCA tRNA nucleotidyltransferase, producing MKLTNLPSEFQEALPILEKIKSAGYQAYFVGGSVRDAILGRQIHDVDIATSSYPQETKQIFPRTFDVGIEHGTVLVLEGQKEYEITTFRTEEDYVDFRRPSQVSFVRSLEEDLKRRDFTVNAFALDEESTIIDLFQGLSDLENHTLRAVGIPSERFNEDALRIMRGFRFAATLNFKIEEITFKAMVDTAPLLEKISVERIFIEFDKLLVAEYWQNGLRAMIDSKAYQFLPDLAGKGEQLETMLTRLDEAFRFSTSEQAWAMLFVCLEIENIKSFLKKWKTSNDFQRTVIQLVEIYHLRHAGTVTKQICFKYGKELLYLVEELRQAQGFSTDFKAIERVDQSLTIHDRHEIVVNGGHLMQAFGLKPGPVLGELLKEIEFQIVEGTLANSSVEIMTFVKGILDNE from the coding sequence ATGAAATTAACCAATCTGCCTTCTGAGTTTCAGGAGGCTTTGCCGATTTTAGAGAAAATTAAATCAGCTGGATATCAGGCCTATTTTGTAGGAGGGTCTGTTCGTGACGCAATTCTTGGAAGGCAAATTCATGATGTCGATATTGCCACATCCAGTTATCCGCAAGAAACCAAGCAAATTTTTCCACGCACATTTGATGTTGGCATTGAACACGGAACAGTCTTGGTTTTGGAAGGACAAAAAGAGTATGAAATTACCACCTTTCGGACGGAAGAGGACTATGTTGACTTCCGGCGACCGAGTCAGGTTTCTTTTGTGCGCTCCCTGGAAGAAGATTTGAAACGACGTGATTTCACAGTGAATGCGTTCGCACTTGATGAGGAGTCAACAATCATTGACCTATTTCAAGGGCTTTCTGACTTAGAAAATCATACACTTCGGGCTGTTGGTATTCCGTCCGAACGTTTTAATGAGGATGCCTTACGAATCATGCGGGGCTTTCGTTTTGCAGCAACACTGAACTTTAAAATCGAGGAAATCACTTTTAAAGCAATGGTAGATACTGCACCGCTCTTGGAAAAAATATCTGTAGAACGGATTTTTATCGAATTTGATAAGCTCCTGGTCGCTGAATATTGGCAAAATGGCTTGCGTGCGATGATAGATTCTAAGGCTTATCAGTTCTTGCCTGATTTGGCAGGAAAAGGTGAACAGTTAGAGACCATGTTGACTCGTTTAGATGAGGCTTTCCGATTTTCAACTTCTGAACAAGCTTGGGCCATGCTTTTTGTTTGCCTGGAAATTGAAAATATCAAATCTTTCCTGAAAAAATGGAAGACCAGTAATGATTTTCAACGGACGGTTATTCAATTAGTAGAAATATACCACCTGCGGCATGCAGGAACTGTCACAAAACAAATTTGTTTCAAGTATGGCAAAGAATTGCTCTATTTGGTTGAGGAATTGCGTCAAGCTCAAGGTTTCTCTACAGATTTCAAAGCAATAGAAAGAGTTGATCAATCTTTAACAATACATGATAGACACGAAATTGTTGTTAATGGTGGTCATCTCATGCAAGCCTTTGGTCTTAAACCAGGGCCAGTTCTAGGTGAGTTATTAAAAGAAATTGAATTCCAAATTGTTGAGGGGACCTTGGCTAATTCATCTGTAGAAATTATGACATTTGTGAAAGGAATCTTAGATAATGAGTGA
- a CDS encoding ABC transporter ATP-binding protein, with protein sequence MSDFIVEHLTKSVGDKTVFSDLSFIIHQGDRIGIIGVNGTGKTTLLDVLSGRIGFDGDVSPFRTKNTYKISYLTQEPVFDESKTVLDTVLSSDLREIQLIREYELLMSNYDEASQSKLETIMTEMDALNAWEIESQVKTVLSKLGLTELNMTVSELSGGLRRRVQLAQVLLGHADLLLLDEPTNHLDIDTIEWLTTFLKNSKKSVLFITHDRYFLDNVATRIFELDRANLTEYQGNYQDYVRLKAEQDERDVALRHKKEQLYKQELAWMRRQPQARATKQQARINRFHDLKGDLAQSIDDSELEINFETSRIGKKVINFDHVSFSYPDKPILSDFNLLIQNKDRIGIVGENGKGKSTLLNLIAGELQADSGKVDIGETIRIGYFSQTIKGLDESKRVISFLQEVADEAKTSSGMVSIAELLEQFLFPRNMHGTLIEKLSGGEKKRLYLLKILLQRPNVLLLDEPTNDLDIATLTVLEHFLQGFSGPVIIVSHDRYFLDKVANKILAFEDSGIETFFGNYTDYLDEKAFLASSSAISLEMPKEKTEKVKASKKRMSYFEKQEWASIEDEITSLEDRIQVIESDMLTCGSDFTKLSDLQKELEEKNNSLLEKYERYEYLSELEG encoded by the coding sequence ATGAGTGATTTTATCGTTGAGCATCTTACCAAGTCAGTAGGAGATAAGACGGTCTTTTCTGACCTTTCTTTCATTATTCACCAAGGAGATCGCATTGGGATAATCGGTGTCAATGGAACGGGAAAAACAACTCTCTTGGATGTTTTATCAGGTCGAATTGGATTTGATGGGGATGTATCTCCATTTCGTACAAAAAATACATATAAAATTTCATATTTGACTCAGGAGCCTGTTTTTGATGAGAGTAAAACAGTTTTAGATACGGTTTTATCTTCGGATTTACGCGAAATACAGTTGATTCGTGAGTACGAGTTGCTCATGTCGAATTATGATGAAGCAAGTCAATCAAAGTTAGAAACTATAATGACTGAAATGGATGCATTAAATGCTTGGGAAATCGAAAGTCAGGTCAAAACGGTTCTTTCAAAGCTAGGCCTTACTGAGTTAAATATGACTGTTTCTGAACTCTCAGGTGGTTTGCGTAGACGTGTTCAATTGGCCCAGGTCCTTCTTGGTCATGCAGACCTTTTATTACTCGATGAACCTACCAACCACTTAGATATTGATACGATTGAATGGTTGACAACGTTTTTAAAAAATTCTAAAAAGTCTGTCCTCTTTATTACCCATGATCGCTATTTCTTGGACAATGTTGCAACACGGATTTTTGAGCTAGACCGTGCAAATTTAACTGAATATCAGGGAAATTACCAAGATTATGTGCGCTTAAAAGCTGAACAGGATGAGCGCGACGTAGCTCTTCGTCATAAGAAAGAGCAATTGTACAAGCAGGAACTGGCATGGATGCGAAGACAGCCACAAGCGCGTGCAACAAAGCAACAAGCTCGTATCAATCGTTTTCATGACCTAAAGGGTGATTTAGCTCAGTCAATAGATGACAGTGAGCTGGAAATAAATTTTGAAACCTCACGTATTGGTAAAAAAGTCATCAACTTTGATCACGTCAGCTTTTCGTATCCAGATAAGCCCATTTTATCAGACTTTAATTTACTCATTCAAAATAAGGATCGCATTGGGATTGTCGGAGAAAATGGTAAAGGAAAATCCACCCTTTTGAATCTGATTGCTGGTGAGTTACAAGCAGATAGCGGAAAAGTGGACATTGGGGAAACTATCCGAATCGGCTATTTCTCGCAAACCATCAAAGGATTAGATGAAAGCAAGCGTGTTATCAGTTTCTTACAAGAAGTGGCTGATGAAGCTAAGACAAGTTCTGGCATGGTCTCAATTGCGGAGCTACTAGAACAATTTCTCTTTCCGCGGAATATGCATGGCACGCTGATCGAAAAGTTGTCAGGCGGGGAGAAGAAGCGGCTTTATTTACTCAAAATTCTTTTGCAACGACCAAATGTACTTCTCTTAGATGAGCCAACAAATGATTTGGATATTGCAACCTTGACAGTACTCGAACATTTCTTACAAGGTTTTTCTGGTCCAGTGATTATCGTTAGCCATGATCGGTATTTCCTAGATAAGGTAGCAAATAAAATTTTGGCATTCGAAGATAGCGGTATCGAGACCTTCTTTGGCAACTACACAGACTATTTGGATGAGAAGGCCTTTCTGGCTTCCAGCTCTGCTATTTCGCTAGAAATGCCAAAGGAAAAAACAGAAAAGGTCAAGGCAAGCAAGAAGCGGATGTCCTATTTTGAGAAGCAGGAATGGGCAAGTATTGAAGATGAAATCACTAGTTTAGAAGATCGAATTCAGGTGATTGAATCGGATATGCTCACTTGCGGAAGTGATTTTACAAAGTTGTCCGACTTGCAAAAGGAGTTGGAAGAGAAAAATAATTCTCTATTGGAAAAATATGAGCGTTATGAATACTTAAGTGAATTGGAGGGCTAG
- a CDS encoding 4-hydroxy-tetrahydrodipicolinate reductase, whose protein sequence is MTINVIIAGFKGKMGSTAVEMVNGDTDLSLAALVDPFATETEVGGVPVFKNKEEVAGVEADVWVDFTTPKFAYENTRFALENGFAPVVGTTGFTSEEIEELTALSAEKGLGGLIAPNFAIGAILLMQFAAQAAKYFPNLEIIELHHDKKKDAPSGTAVKTAELISQVRPNLLQGAADEEELIAGARGAAFDGFRIHSVRLPGLVAHQEVIFGAQGEGLTIRHDSYDRISFMSGVNLGIKEVVHRSQLVYGLEHLL, encoded by the coding sequence ATGACAATTAATGTGATTATTGCTGGTTTTAAAGGGAAAATGGGATCAACAGCCGTAGAAATGGTCAATGGTGATACAGACCTCTCGTTGGCTGCCTTAGTGGATCCATTTGCAACCGAGACCGAAGTTGGTGGTGTTCCTGTTTTCAAAAACAAGGAAGAAGTTGCGGGCGTGGAAGCGGATGTTTGGGTTGACTTTACCACACCAAAATTTGCTTACGAAAATACTCGTTTTGCTTTAGAAAATGGGTTTGCACCTGTCGTTGGGACGACTGGATTTACATCGGAAGAAATTGAAGAATTGACAGCTTTGTCTGCTGAAAAAGGTTTAGGTGGATTGATTGCACCAAACTTTGCAATCGGAGCGATCTTGTTAATGCAATTTGCCGCACAAGCAGCTAAGTATTTCCCTAATCTTGAAATTATTGAACTTCACCATGATAAGAAGAAAGATGCACCAAGTGGTACAGCTGTAAAAACAGCCGAGCTGATTTCTCAAGTACGGCCAAACCTGCTTCAGGGTGCTGCAGATGAAGAAGAATTAATTGCTGGAGCTCGTGGCGCAGCATTCGATGGGTTCCGCATTCATTCCGTTCGCTTACCAGGCTTGGTCGCTCACCAAGAGGTCATCTTTGGTGCACAAGGTGAGGGTCTGACAATTCGACATGATTCATATGATCGTATTTCTTTTATGAGTGGTGTTAACCTTGGCATTAAAGAGGTTGTTCATCGCTCACAACTCGTTTATGGTTTGGAACACTTATTATGA
- a CDS encoding aminotransferase class I/II-fold pyridoxal phosphate-dependent enzyme, whose amino-acid sequence MSLFRTDIENLEPYKLPGQAKYNLGDNENRLINWSFLLQEALEAVTAGELSFYGDNRYAELIETYATYLGVQPQQLTVGVGSDFIIHMLISGVLKVDEVFLTIDPDFFMYEVYNQLHGSRFKQYELPSDGETLRLKADDILAYANLVGAKMIMFSNPNNPSSVAFDEKEVEELIRNFDGLVVIDEAYIEFSDTTSFVNQINQYKNLIVLRTLSKAFGLAGIRLGFAVADEQLIFELDRVIPPYSLPNLTAKIGTMALGYTDLVQEKILEIKSSRATFVEFLETMPNCRVLPSQTNFVTFSAPWAQELHHYALEKEWNFKYYPSGKLSNHIRMAIGRKEEMEMMKEMIRNIATAE is encoded by the coding sequence ATGAGCTTATTTAGAACAGATATAGAAAATTTAGAACCCTATAAATTGCCGGGTCAGGCAAAGTACAATTTAGGTGATAATGAGAATCGACTGATTAATTGGTCTTTTCTCTTACAGGAGGCCTTAGAGGCTGTTACAGCTGGCGAGTTATCTTTCTACGGAGATAATCGGTATGCTGAATTGATTGAGACTTATGCGACCTATCTTGGGGTGCAGCCTCAGCAATTGACGGTTGGGGTTGGATCAGATTTCATCATCCATATGCTAATTTCAGGGGTTCTGAAAGTGGATGAGGTCTTTTTAACCATTGATCCTGATTTCTTTATGTACGAAGTTTACAATCAGTTACATGGTAGCCGATTCAAACAATATGAATTGCCTAGTGATGGAGAAACACTTCGCCTGAAAGCTGATGATATACTAGCTTATGCGAATCTTGTAGGAGCGAAAATGATTATGTTTTCTAATCCGAATAATCCTTCTTCAGTGGCATTTGATGAAAAAGAGGTCGAAGAACTCATACGCAATTTTGATGGCTTAGTCGTGATCGATGAAGCCTACATAGAATTTTCTGACACAACTAGTTTTGTTAATCAAATCAATCAATATAAGAATCTGATAGTACTGCGAACCTTATCAAAAGCATTTGGTTTAGCTGGTATCCGTCTGGGATTTGCAGTTGCAGACGAGCAACTTATTTTTGAATTAGATCGGGTTATTCCTCCTTACAGTTTGCCAAACCTGACAGCTAAAATAGGGACAATGGCCCTTGGATATACTGACTTGGTTCAAGAAAAAATCCTGGAAATAAAAAGTAGTCGTGCAACATTTGTTGAATTTTTGGAAACAATGCCAAACTGTCGTGTTCTGCCAAGTCAGACAAACTTTGTAACTTTTTCTGCACCATGGGCTCAAGAATTGCATCATTATGCATTGGAAAAAGAGTGGAATTTTAAGTATTATCCAAGTGGAAAATTGTCCAACCATATTCGAATGGCTATTGGCAGAAAAGAAGAGATGGAAATGATGAAAGAAATGATACGTAACATTGCCACTGCCGAATAG
- a CDS encoding PTS fructose transporter subunit IIC, whose amino-acid sequence MKIQDVLRKDVMLLDLQATSKEAVIDEMITSLVDKGCVTDFEVFKTGILNREAQTTTGLGDGIAMPHAKNAAVRVATVLFAKSNKGVDYASLDGQPTDLFFMIAAPEGANDTHLAALAELSKYLMKPGFADKLRSVSSPEEVIAVFDEAEAADKVAEEVVAAPSGDRPFIVAVTACTTGIAHTYMAEEALKKQAAEMGVDIKVETNGASGVGNKLTAEDIKNAAGVIIAADKAVDMPRFNGKPLVSRPVAAGIKQPEELIDLILEGKASAYTASEGAATVESSEKLSLGKAFYKHLMSGVSQMLPFVIGGGILIALAFLVDNLLGVPNDSLSSLGSYNELASMFMKIGGAAFGFMLPLLAGYIAYSIAEKPGLVAGFVAGAIANSGLAFGKIPYAAGGEETLALAGVSSGFLGALVGGFLAGGVVLVLRNALRNLPKSLQGLNAILLLPLLGTGLTGFLMFFVNIPMAAINTGMNNFLSGLEGSSAILLGLVLGGMMAVDMGGPVNKAAYVFGTGTLAATVANGGSVAMAAVMAGGMVPPLAVFVATLLYKNKFTQEERNSGLTNIVMGLSFITEGAIPFGAADPARAIPSFIAGSALAGALVGLSGIQLMAPHGGIFVIALTSNPLLYLAYVAIGAVVSGVLYGALRQTK is encoded by the coding sequence ATGAAAATTCAAGACGTTTTGAGAAAAGATGTCATGTTGCTTGATTTGCAAGCGACAAGCAAGGAAGCAGTCATTGATGAAATGATTACCAGCTTGGTAGATAAGGGATGTGTTACTGATTTTGAAGTTTTTAAAACAGGAATCCTCAATCGTGAAGCACAGACTACAACAGGCCTTGGTGACGGGATCGCAATGCCACACGCTAAGAATGCTGCTGTGAGAGTAGCGACTGTTCTCTTTGCAAAATCAAATAAAGGCGTTGACTATGCAAGCCTTGATGGTCAACCTACTGACTTGTTCTTTATGATTGCAGCGCCAGAAGGTGCTAATGATACTCACTTGGCTGCTCTTGCTGAATTGTCAAAATACTTGATGAAACCAGGTTTTGCTGACAAACTTCGTAGTGTATCTAGTCCTGAAGAAGTCATTGCAGTCTTTGACGAAGCCGAAGCAGCAGATAAGGTCGCAGAAGAAGTGGTTGCGGCTCCAAGCGGTGACCGTCCATTTATTGTTGCTGTTACTGCATGTACAACAGGGATTGCACACACATATATGGCGGAAGAAGCTCTGAAGAAGCAAGCAGCAGAAATGGGAGTTGACATCAAAGTTGAAACAAATGGTGCCTCAGGTGTGGGTAATAAATTGACTGCTGAAGATATCAAGAATGCTGCAGGTGTCATCATCGCAGCAGATAAGGCTGTCGATATGCCACGTTTCAATGGTAAGCCATTGGTATCTCGCCCAGTTGCAGCTGGTATCAAACAGCCAGAGGAATTGATTGACCTTATCTTGGAAGGTAAAGCATCAGCTTATACAGCGTCAGAAGGAGCAGCTACTGTGGAATCTTCAGAAAAACTTAGTCTTGGTAAAGCTTTCTATAAGCACTTGATGAGCGGTGTATCTCAAATGTTACCATTCGTTATCGGTGGTGGCATCCTGATTGCTTTAGCCTTCTTAGTCGATAACTTACTTGGTGTTCCTAATGATAGTTTAAGTAGTCTTGGTTCTTACAATGAATTAGCCTCCATGTTTATGAAGATTGGTGGAGCAGCCTTTGGCTTCATGTTGCCACTTCTTGCAGGTTATATTGCATACTCAATCGCTGAAAAACCAGGTTTGGTTGCAGGCTTCGTAGCTGGTGCTATTGCCAATAGTGGCCTTGCTTTCGGTAAAATTCCTTATGCAGCTGGTGGTGAAGAAACCCTTGCTCTTGCTGGTGTATCATCTGGTTTCTTGGGTGCCCTTGTCGGTGGCTTCCTTGCTGGTGGTGTAGTGCTCGTTCTTCGCAACGCTTTGCGCAACCTTCCAAAATCCCTTCAAGGTTTGAATGCTATCTTGCTCTTACCACTTTTAGGTACAGGACTCACAGGTTTCTTGATGTTCTTCGTCAATATTCCGATGGCAGCTATCAACACAGGTATGAACAATTTCTTATCTGGTCTTGAAGGTAGTTCAGCTATTTTACTTGGACTTGTCCTTGGTGGAATGATGGCAGTTGACATGGGTGGACCTGTCAATAAAGCGGCTTATGTTTTCGGTACTGGTACACTAGCAGCAACTGTCGCAAATGGTGGTTCAGTTGCAATGGCTGCCGTTATGGCTGGTGGTATGGTTCCACCATTGGCAGTATTCGTTGCTACCTTGCTTTACAAAAATAAATTTACTCAAGAAGAGCGCAATTCAGGTTTGACTAACATCGTTATGGGGCTTTCATTCATCACTGAAGGTGCGATTCCGTTTGGTGCTGCTGACCCAGCTCGTGCAATTCCAAGCTTTATCGCAGGTTCTGCCCTTGCAGGTGCCTTGGTTGGTTTGTCAGGCATCCAATTGATGGCTCCACACGGTGGTATCTTCGTAATTGCTCTTACATCTAATCCACTTCTCTACCTTGCTTATGTTGCAATCGGTGCAGTAGTTTCAGGTGTCCTTTACGGAGCACTACGTCAAACTAAATAA
- the pfkB gene encoding 1-phosphofructokinase, translating to MIYTVTLNPAIDYIVRLEHVETGSVNRMESDDKYAGGKGINVSRVLKRLGYSNTATGFLGGFTGQFIEDGLVAEGIETDFVQVDQDTRINVKIKADQETEINGLGPVVTDLQLAELEMILAGLTKDNIVVFAGSAPASLGNEVYNRLIPVVRETGAQVVCDFEGKTLLDSLAHQPLLVKPNNHELEAIFNVELNGIADIETYAKKILEMGAQNVIISMAGDGALLVTPAATYFAKPIKGTVKNSVGAGDSMVAGFTGEYVRSQDPIEALKWGVACGTATAFSDDLASIELIKEIYEKVEVESL from the coding sequence ATGATTTATACAGTTACGCTCAATCCAGCTATTGACTATATTGTTCGTTTAGAACATGTCGAAACAGGCAGTGTCAATCGTATGGAGAGCGATGATAAGTATGCTGGTGGTAAAGGAATTAATGTTAGTCGTGTCTTAAAGCGTTTAGGGTATTCCAATACAGCAACTGGCTTTCTTGGAGGCTTTACGGGTCAGTTTATTGAGGATGGATTGGTAGCCGAAGGGATTGAAACTGATTTTGTTCAAGTAGATCAAGATACAAGGATAAATGTGAAAATCAAGGCTGATCAAGAAACTGAAATCAATGGATTGGGACCAGTCGTGACGGATTTACAGTTGGCAGAATTAGAGATGATTCTTGCAGGTCTTACCAAAGACAACATTGTTGTATTTGCAGGTTCTGCACCGGCAAGCCTTGGTAACGAAGTTTATAACCGATTAATTCCAGTTGTGAGAGAAACAGGGGCACAGGTTGTCTGTGACTTTGAAGGTAAAACGCTTCTTGACTCACTAGCACACCAACCACTATTGGTCAAGCCAAACAACCATGAACTTGAAGCAATCTTCAATGTCGAATTGAATGGCATTGCAGACATCGAGACCTATGCTAAGAAAATTTTAGAAATGGGTGCTCAGAATGTAATCATTTCTATGGCTGGTGATGGTGCTTTGTTGGTCACTCCAGCAGCTACTTACTTTGCTAAACCAATCAAGGGTACAGTGAAAAACTCTGTCGGAGCTGGAGATTCCATGGTGGCAGGTTTTACAGGTGAATACGTTCGCTCACAAGACCCAATCGAAGCGCTCAAATGGGGAGTTGCTTGCGGTACGGCAACAGCCTTTTCAGATGATCTGGCAAGTATCGAATTGATTAAGGAAATTTATGAAAAAGTTGAGGTAGAATCACTATGA
- a CDS encoding DeoR/GlpR transcriptional regulator, with protein sequence MDILKSERKQLILERIQAQQYVRLEELVEILETSESTVRRDLDELENEGKLRRVHGGAESTGNLQLEESILEKSVKNVQEKREIAERAVQLIGDGDVIFLDAGTTTGLLIDYLHQENLTVVTNSVHHAVKLVERKIKTIIIGGFVKQSTDASVGAVAIDQIRQLNFDKAFLGMNGIGKHYLTTPDVEEATIKRTVIDNSKESYVLVDASKIGQFSFVKVAAIEKANIICQTSESSLLDIIKEKTRVIEV encoded by the coding sequence TTGGACATACTCAAATCAGAGCGAAAACAACTAATTTTAGAGCGAATACAGGCACAACAGTATGTTCGTTTAGAAGAGTTAGTTGAGATTCTTGAAACATCTGAGTCCACTGTTCGTAGGGATTTAGATGAACTAGAAAATGAGGGAAAACTGAGACGTGTGCATGGAGGGGCTGAATCAACAGGCAATTTACAGTTAGAAGAATCGATACTGGAGAAATCTGTCAAAAACGTTCAAGAAAAACGAGAGATTGCTGAACGAGCGGTTCAGCTAATTGGAGATGGAGATGTAATCTTTTTAGACGCCGGAACCACTACAGGACTGCTGATTGACTATCTTCATCAAGAGAATCTTACAGTTGTGACAAATTCGGTTCATCACGCGGTTAAGTTAGTTGAACGCAAGATAAAAACCATTATTATTGGTGGGTTTGTCAAGCAATCAACAGATGCTTCCGTTGGTGCGGTAGCAATAGATCAAATACGGCAACTCAATTTTGACAAGGCATTTCTTGGTATGAATGGTATTGGCAAACACTACTTGACAACACCAGATGTTGAGGAGGCAACTATAAAAAGGACTGTTATTGATAACTCAAAAGAAAGTTATGTACTTGTGGATGCATCTAAAATTGGACAATTTTCCTTCGTGAAGGTTGCTGCAATCGAAAAAGCCAACATTATCTGCCAAACATCAGAAAGCAGTTTATTGGATATAATAAAAGAGAAAACGAGGGTTATCGAGGTATGA
- a CDS encoding DUF1149 family protein: MEIIREKEFVNQYHFDARNHEWEKENGVPVTKLNVDFQLLKHSREENKTSMITILRFMIVLNQHVITGAMSQAVHLQNRFVEEPTEFTNEDKRVLAEPLLDILKRMTYDVTEIAFDAPGVNLEI; this comes from the coding sequence ATGGAAATTATTCGCGAAAAAGAATTTGTTAATCAATATCATTTTGATGCTCGTAATCATGAATGGGAAAAAGAAAATGGAGTCCCAGTGACAAAATTGAACGTTGATTTTCAATTGCTCAAGCATAGTCGTGAGGAAAATAAAACATCTATGATTACAATTCTCCGATTTATGATTGTATTGAATCAACATGTTATTACTGGAGCGATGAGCCAAGCTGTTCACTTGCAAAACCGTTTCGTTGAAGAACCAACTGAATTTACAAACGAAGATAAGCGTGTCTTGGCTGAACCACTTTTGGATATCTTAAAGAGAATGACCTATGACGTAACCGAGATTGCATTTGATGCACCTGGTGTGAATTTGGAGATTTAA
- a CDS encoding DegV family protein — MKIAVITDSSAVLSETIFSDERVFVLPISVTIDGESYIEGQNLTVSEFYQKMAASAELPKTSQPSLMKLEEILSQVSQQGFTHAIGLFLSSGISGFYQNIQYLVDEFENLTIAIPDSKITSAPLGMMVENVLRWADAGQDFETICEKLNCQIEQTSAFIMVDDLDHLVKGGRLSNAAAILGNLLSIKPILYFTSEGKIEVYEKVRTEKKAVKRLLEILQEKTADGHYQLAIIHANAPEKADNFKDLLEEAGVTSELPIVTFGSVIGTHLGEGAIAFGISPIIE; from the coding sequence ATGAAAATAGCAGTTATTACGGACAGCTCGGCTGTTTTAAGCGAAACGATTTTTTCTGATGAGCGTGTCTTTGTTCTACCAATTTCTGTTACGATTGATGGGGAGTCTTATATAGAAGGACAGAATTTAACAGTATCAGAATTCTATCAAAAAATGGCTGCTTCAGCAGAATTACCAAAAACGAGTCAGCCAAGTTTGATGAAATTGGAAGAAATCCTATCTCAAGTATCGCAACAAGGATTTACTCATGCAATTGGTCTGTTTTTATCGTCAGGAATTTCAGGTTTTTATCAAAATATTCAGTATTTAGTTGATGAATTTGAAAATCTAACCATTGCAATCCCAGATTCAAAAATTACTTCTGCACCGCTTGGCATGATGGTAGAGAATGTTCTTAGATGGGCTGATGCAGGTCAGGATTTTGAAACGATTTGTGAAAAACTTAACTGTCAAATTGAACAAACCTCTGCTTTTATTATGGTAGATGATTTAGATCATTTGGTAAAAGGGGGACGCTTGTCGAATGCTGCTGCGATTCTGGGAAACCTTTTGAGTATCAAACCAATTCTTTATTTTACTTCCGAAGGGAAGATTGAAGTATACGAAAAAGTTCGTACAGAGAAAAAGGCTGTGAAACGACTTCTTGAAATTTTACAGGAAAAAACTGCGGATGGACACTATCAATTAGCTATTATTCATGCGAATGCACCTGAAAAAGCAGATAATTTCAAGGATTTGTTGGAAGAAGCTGGGGTTACTAGCGAGTTACCAATCGTCACATTTGGATCTGTAATTGGTACTCATTTAGGCGAAGGTGCCATAGCCTTTGGTATTTCACCCATTATTGAATAG